The following nucleotide sequence is from Deltaproteobacteria bacterium.
CACGGACCCGTGGCGGCGGGCGCCGGACGGACGGCCCTTCTCCTCCAGCACGATCGGGCGGCGCTCGGCGATGGAGAGCTCCTCGAGGGTCCCTTCGGACGCGAAGCGGAGCTCGGGGGAGGAAGCGGCGACCCGCAGGGTGGAGGCCCGCACGAAGAAATCCTCGCTGTCCCGGTCGAACAGCAGGACCGACACCGTGCCTCCGCCGACGAACCCGGAGACCGCGCCGGAGAACTCCCTCAGCCGGTCCTCGATCGGCTTTCCGGACCGGAGGATCTCCCCCGCTTTCCTCGCGAAGGCGTCGGGCATGTCAGGAGCTCTCCTCTTCCATCGACACCCGGATCCGCACGCGTACCGTGTTCCCCCCGGCATCGAGGAACAGCGCCGGCAGGACGGCGTGCCCCTCCGGCGACACGAACGGGTCCTCGAACTTGAGGAACGTCATTCCCGCCCCCTCCACGGAGACGGAGACGGCGGCGGGCGCGGGTCCCGCGGACCGGGGCGGCTCCGGCGCGATTTCCGGGATCTCGACCTCGATCTCCCCCAGCTCCTCGAACGACGGAACGGGCTTCTTCGGTTCGGGCGGACGGAGCGACGTCGGTTCCACCTCGATCTCGGACCGCGCCTCCTTCCCGGGGACGGCGGCGGCTTCCGCGGCGCCCGCTTCCCGGATCTCCTCGACCTCGGAGATCTCCTCGAGCGCCTCCGCCTCGAGCGGGGTGAAGGTCTTCCGGATCTTCGCGTCGGCCAGCTCCCCGATATCCTCGTGGGCGGCCATCTCCCCCGGCATGAGGAGCGTGCTGCGGAGGTGGGAGAACACCTTCCGGGAGATGGCCACCAGCGTTTCGGTGACCCCTTTCCCGGCGGGCGCCACCGCGTCGAACGTCTGCACGGAAAGGAAGTTCAGGGCCTTGTCGAGCTCCTCCCGGGTCGCCCCGTTCGGGAGGTCCCGCTTGTTGTACTGGAGAACGAAGGGCAGCTCCTCGAGCTTCTTTCCGTAGCTGGAGAGGTTGTCCATCAGGTTCTTCAGGCTCTCCATGTTGCTGTTCATCATCTCCCGCTGCGAGTCCGCGACGAACACGACGCCGTCCACCCCCTGCAGGACGAGCCGCCGGGTGGCGTTGTAGAACACCTGCCCCGGGACCGTGTACAGGTGGAAGCGGACCTTGAACCCCTTGATCTGGCCGAGGTCGATCGGCAGGAAATCGAAGAAGAGGGTGCGGTCGGTCTCGGTGGGGAGGGAGATGAGGCGCCCCTTCTGCTCCGGGCGGAGCAGCTTGTGGACCATCTCGATGTTGGTGGTCTTGCCCGACAGGCCCGGCCCGTAATACACGATCTTGGCGCTGAGCTCCCGGGTCGCGTAGTTGAACAGGGCCATCGTCTCTCCCGCCGCTCTAATGTCTCTGGGCCAGGATGCGCCTGGCCTCCGACCGAACGACCGCCGCCAGGCCCCGGTTCTGCATGAGGATCCGCAGCTCGTTCGTCTGGAACGTCCGGAGGAACCGGATCGCCGCGGGCGGCGGGGTCCTCGGGTTCAGCACGAGCGCCGCCACCACCTGCCGGTTCGCGGTCCACTGCCGGTTGTCGGCGATGGCCCGGAGGATCTCCTCGTTCGTCAGGGAGGAGGACGCGAAGTGCGCGATGTCCTCGTCCGAGAGCTTCGGGCTCTGGATGACCGCCCGGGCCACCATGCAGCTCGCGTCCCGCGAAAGGATCTTCCGGACCTCGCGGTTCCCCTTGGAGGCCAGCTCCACCTTCTCCGGCACCGTCATGGCGGCGATCCTCGCCTCGAGGGAGCGGCGGTCCTCGTCCGAGACCGCCCGTTCCTCCGTGAAACCCGGATCGTCCCGCCCGCCGCCGGGGTGGATCACTCCTCCTCCTCTTCCCCCGTTTCCTTCTTCGCGTCGGCCACGACCTTCTCCGCGATCGCGGCCGGCACCTCCTCGTAGTGGGAGACCTTCATGGTAAACTGCCCGCGCCCCGACGTGATAGAGCGAAGGTCGGAGGAGTAGCGCAGCACTTCGGACAGCGGAACCTGGCATTTCACGATCTGGCTCTTCCCGAGGGCGTCCACGCCGAGCACCCGGCCGCGCCGCCCGTTGAGATCCCCGATGATGTCCCCCACGTTCTCCTCGGGGACGACGACCTCCATCTCGGCGATCGGCTCCAGCAGGACCGGCTTCGCGGTCTGGGTCGCCTTCTTGAAGGCGAGGGAGCCGGCGATCTTGAACGCCATTTCGGAGGAGTCGACCGTGTGGAAGGATCCGTCGAACACCGTGACCCGCACGTCGACCACCGGGTACCCGGCGATGACGCCGCGGGACATCCGCTCCACGACGCCCTTCTCGACCGCCGGGATGTACTGGCGCGGGATCGATCCCCCGACGATGGCGTCGACGTACTCGAACCCCTTTCCGCGGGGAAGCGGTTCGATCCGGATCCAGCAGTCGCCGTACTGTCCGCGCCCGCCCGACTGCTTCTTGTGCTTCCCCTGGGCCTCCGCCTTCCCCTTGATGGTCTCGAGATACGCGATCTTGGGGGTCCGCAGCTCCACCTCGACGCTGTACTGGCGCTTCAGCTTCTCCACCGCCACCTCGAGGTGGGTCTCGCCCATCCCCGCGAGGATGAACTCGTTGGTCTGCGCCTCCTTCCGGAACCGGAGCGTCGGGTCCTCCTCGATCATCCGCGCGAGGGAGCTGCCCAGCTTGTCCTCGTCGTTGCGCGTCTTCGGGCGGACCGCGAAGGAGATGACCGGATCCACGATCTCCGGTCGATCGAACAGGATCGGGCTCTTCGGATCGCAGAGGGTGTCCCCCGTGGAGGTCTCCTTGAACTTCGCCACCGCCACGATCTCCCCCGCCGACGCCGACCCGACCGCCTTCTGCTTCTTCCCCTCGAGCCGCAGGATCTGCCCGATCCGCTCGGTCGCGTCCCTCGCGGTGTTCAGGGGGGACATGTCGGGGGTGAGGGTGCCGGAGAAGATCTTGAAGATGGAGAGCTTTCCCGCGTACGGGTCGGCCAGCGTCTTGAACACCTGGGCGGAGAACGGGGCCGTCGCCGAGATCGCGCGCTTCTCCTGCGCCTTGGACTTCGGGTGGGTGCCGGCCACCTGTCCCCGGTACGACGGGTCCGGGAGGGCGAAGTTGATGAGGTCGAGGAGCGGGTGGATGGCGATGTTGCGCGACGCGGAGCCGCAGAGGACCGGCAGGAACTTCATCGCCCGCACGCCCGCGCGGAAACCGTTCCGGATCTCGTCCTCGCTGAGCTCGGTGCCTTCGAGGAACTTCTCGATCAGCGCGTCGTCGGATTCGGCGCACGACTCGACGAGCCTCTCCTTCGCCCTGGCGGCCGCCTCCGCCATGCCGGGCGGGATCTCCTGGACGGCGAACTCCCCCGTCTCCCCCTTGTACGCCAGCGCCTTCATCCGGAACAGGTCCACCACGCCGGAAAAACCGGCCTCCCGGCCGATGGGGAGCAGCACGGGAACCGCCGGGACCTTCAGGATGTCGGAGATCTCCTCCACGGCCTTGTCGAAGTCGGCCCGCTCCCGGTCCATCTTCGAGATGAAGGCGATGACCGGAACGTCGGCGTGCCGCGCGAGGTTCCACATCTTCTCCGT
It contains:
- the fusA gene encoding elongation factor G, which codes for MEIQQIRNVGIIAHGGAGKTTLAEALLFNAKATDRMGRVDDGSSNFDYDPEEIRRKITISTSFHHYAWNRVEVTVADTPGYINFEADTRACLRALDGAVLLVNAVSGVEVQTEKMWNLARHADVPVIAFISKMDRERADFDKAVEEISDILKVPAVPVLLPIGREAGFSGVVDLFRMKALAYKGETGEFAVQEIPPGMAEAAARAKERLVESCAESDDALIEKFLEGTELSEDEIRNGFRAGVRAMKFLPVLCGSASRNIAIHPLLDLINFALPDPSYRGQVAGTHPKSKAQEKRAISATAPFSAQVFKTLADPYAGKLSIFKIFSGTLTPDMSPLNTARDATERIGQILRLEGKKQKAVGSASAGEIVAVAKFKETSTGDTLCDPKSPILFDRPEIVDPVISFAVRPKTRNDEDKLGSSLARMIEEDPTLRFRKEAQTNEFILAGMGETHLEVAVEKLKRQYSVEVELRTPKIAYLETIKGKAEAQGKHKKQSGGRGQYGDCWIRIEPLPRGKGFEYVDAIVGGSIPRQYIPAVEKGVVERMSRGVIAGYPVVDVRVTVFDGSFHTVDSSEMAFKIAGSLAFKKATQTAKPVLLEPIAEMEVVVPEENVGDIIGDLNGRRGRVLGVDALGKSQIVKCQVPLSEVLRYSSDLRSITSGRGQFTMKVSHYEEVPAAIAEKVVADAKKETGEEEEE